CGTTACCATTTCCACAGGTTTGCCAATTTCTAAGTCTTCCCGCTTGGCATCAACCATCTGGGCAATCACTTTAGGCCCCTCAGCGAGTTCCACCACCGCCACGGGGTAACTTCCCCGCACTACTGCTTCTTCAGCAAACTCCGGCGGTGCTCCGCCTCCGCTGATAATGGTATAACTATAAATCGTCCCTTTACCCGACAGTTGAACCAGCTCAAATTCGTTCGAGTCACCGCAGGCAATACAAACCCCTTTGGGCGGAAAGTTAATTATCCCGCATTTTTTACATTTTTGTGCTTCCAGTCGGTACCTGGCCCCCACCGACCGCTGGTAATTAGGAATTGAGATATGGGCCCCCATTGTTGTTCACCTCTCTAAACTAATACTCTTTTAATTTTCAAATATCTGAAGTAGTCGATATATTGCTTGCGGTTCAAAGCTGGCTCCACGACCGGCCGCGGATAATTATTGATCGCCTCGGTTACGCGCCAGCTCGTGGCGGTAGCAGATAAACCATGACCGTAAGCCACCACCATAATCCTCTGACCTGGTAACGCAGCATCCAGAGCTCCCGCAAAACCCAGGAAAGGAGAAGCAGCACCCGCGTCACCGACATAAGTCGCCAGCAGGCCGGCCTTCAACTGCTCTTCGCTAAAACCAGCCTTTCTGGCTAGACCGGCCGGCGTCCGGGCATCCTTCTGGGGTAAAACCAGGTGCGCGTAGTCGGCCGGCGTTAATCTAAGAACGCCCAGCAACCGCTTGATACATTCGCTGATGGCAGTTGTGTATGCGGTGTTGGTGTAGTTGGCCACGCCAATGTCGACTAAATACCGTTCTCCATAAGGTCGGAACCGATCGCCGATCAGTTCGGTTGTAAAACTGGCCTGCCCTTCAAACTCGGCAATTACTTCATCTTTACCACAGAGGAATACCGCAGCGCCGGCTCCGAACGGGTGCTCATAGTTATTCTTTACCTCCGCCAGAGGAGAGTCGCTGACCACGCCCAGGCCGTAATTCAACCCGAAAGCCTCCACGTTAACCAGGGCCGATAACACTGCCTCCATGCCGGCGCGCTGGGAAGTGCCATGTTCCGTAACCACCAGGTCCTTCCGCAGGCCAATCATTTCGGCCACTGTGCCAGCCGCGACTTTTTGATCATACGGGAAGGTGGTTGACCCCAGGGAGAGAGCATCTATTTTTGCTGGATTTATTTGTTTGGCCCCTAAAACCTTGCGGATCGCCTCGGCTCCCATGGTCAGCACGTCTTCATCAAAATCCATCACGGTCTTTTCTTTAACCCCGCCAGCCGAAAACGAACCCCAGGCCTTTTTATATTCGTCACCACTGATGCGTAAGTAAGGTAGATATACGGCGTAACCGCAAATGCCTACTTTCATTCTTTTTACCCCCTCCAATAAATGTGCACCGCTACCGCGCCACCTGATCCGCCAACATTATGGGAAATGGCAAATTCAACGTCGGGGAGCTGGCGAACCGGGTTCTGAGCAGTCCCACGCATTTGATTGAAGATTTCGTAGGCCTGGGAAATTCCCGTGGCTCCAAGTGGATGGCCTTTAGCCTTTAGTCCACCACTGACATTAACCGGTATTCGACCAGTGCGTAAGGTCGCCCCTTCTTCAAGAAGTCGTCCGGCCTGTCCCTCTTCGCAGAAGCCCAGGTCAGCGTAAGACAAAATCTCAGCAATGGTAAAACAGTCGTGAACCTCCGCCATATCGATATCCTGTGGGCCGATCCCGGCCTGGGCATACGCTTGCTGGGCTGCCCGCCGCGCAGCGGCAAGTCCACAGAAGGTTGGGCGGTCATGGATCGCCAATTGGTCCCCGCCAACCGCGGAGCCAATGATGTAGACCGGTCTGTCCGTAAACTCCCTGGCAATTTTCGGGTTTACGACCATGACGATAGCTGCTCCGTCTGTAGTAGAAGAACAATCCCAGATATTAAAGGGATAAGCTACCGGCACACCCTTTAAAGCGGTTTCCATATCCAGCGGATTGCGGAACTGGGCCTTGGGATTATCCATGGCATTGTTATGATTCTTAATTGCTGCCATTAACAGGTGCTCATGTTTTAAGCCATACTCGTGCATATAGCGATTGGCCATGATCGCATAAATGCCTGCAAAAGTTGAGCCAGCCAAGCGTTCAAACTCAGTATCGCCGGAAACACCCAGCCAGTACTTCCGCTTGGTCGAGGAAACATCATTCATCTTTTCGTAGCCCGCGGCCAGTACCACATCATACTTACCAGCGGCGATCGCGTTCACCGCTGAATACAGCGCAAATCCGCCTGAACCGCAGGCATTCTCCACGTGAGTCGTCGGAACATGGGACAGGCCGACAAAACCCATCAGCAAGGGACCAGACTGACCCAACTGAAAACCGCTGCCGCAACTTAAACTGCCGATAAATGCTGCCTCGATCCGTTTGGGATCAAATCCCCGGTCCACGCTGTTTTTCATTTCCTGGTAAGCTTCGCTAAATATCTCCTTAATGCTTTTGGTCGGAAAATCACCAAACTTGGTCATCCCCGCCCCAACGATCGCTGCAATCGGTTCCATAATTTTTCACCTCACTCGCGCTATTTCCCCTGATACCGGGGATTCCGTTTTTCTAAAAAAGCGTTAAGACCTTCCAGACGGTCTTCAGTACCAAAAATCACCGTCTGCCCAAGGATCTCAATGTTAATAGCCGTCCGCAGATCTACTTCCGTCCCCAGGCGCATCATTCGCTTCACCATTCTGACCGCTACCGGTCCTTTTTTCATGATCGTTTGGGCAATCTCTCGCACCGTACTCATTAATTCCCCCGCGGGAACAACCCGGTTTACCAGGCCGATCCGCCAGGCCTCCTGGGCATCAATAATCTCCCCGGTCAGGATTAATTCCTTCGCCT
This genomic stretch from Bacillota bacterium harbors:
- a CDS encoding Zn-ribbon domain-containing OB-fold protein, yielding MGAHISIPNYQRSVGARYRLEAQKCKKCGIINFPPKGVCIACGDSNEFELVQLSGKGTIYSYTIISGGGAPPEFAEEAVVRGSYPVAVVELAEGPKVIAQMVDAKREDLEIGKPVEMVTRKIYTEEGVIRYGYKFRPASG
- a CDS encoding hydroxymethylglutaryl-CoA synthase codes for the protein MKVGICGYAVYLPYLRISGDEYKKAWGSFSAGGVKEKTVMDFDEDVLTMGAEAIRKVLGAKQINPAKIDALSLGSTTFPYDQKVAAGTVAEMIGLRKDLVVTEHGTSQRAGMEAVLSALVNVEAFGLNYGLGVVSDSPLAEVKNNYEHPFGAGAAVFLCGKDEVIAEFEGQASFTTELIGDRFRPYGERYLVDIGVANYTNTAYTTAISECIKRLLGVLRLTPADYAHLVLPQKDARTPAGLARKAGFSEEQLKAGLLATYVGDAGAASPFLGFAGALDAALPGQRIMVVAYGHGLSATATSWRVTEAINNYPRPVVEPALNRKQYIDYFRYLKIKRVLV
- a CDS encoding thiolase domain-containing protein; the protein is MEPIAAIVGAGMTKFGDFPTKSIKEIFSEAYQEMKNSVDRGFDPKRIEAAFIGSLSCGSGFQLGQSGPLLMGFVGLSHVPTTHVENACGSGGFALYSAVNAIAAGKYDVVLAAGYEKMNDVSSTKRKYWLGVSGDTEFERLAGSTFAGIYAIMANRYMHEYGLKHEHLLMAAIKNHNNAMDNPKAQFRNPLDMETALKGVPVAYPFNIWDCSSTTDGAAIVMVVNPKIAREFTDRPVYIIGSAVGGDQLAIHDRPTFCGLAAARRAAQQAYAQAGIGPQDIDMAEVHDCFTIAEILSYADLGFCEEGQAGRLLEEGATLRTGRIPVNVSGGLKAKGHPLGATGISQAYEIFNQMRGTAQNPVRQLPDVEFAISHNVGGSGGAVAVHIYWRG